The nucleotide sequence ATCGCCTACGACGCGGCCTACCAGGGGGCGAGCGGCGGAACCCCGCGCGGTCTGGAGGATCCCGGCCAGCGCATCGAGGACATGAAGGCGGCGGTGTCCTACCTGACGACCCTCGACCTCGTCGATCCCCAACGCATCGGTCTGCTCGGCATCTGTGCCTCAGGCGGATACTCGCTCGCGGCGACCGCCAGCGACCACCGCATCCGGGCGCTCGCCACCGTCTCGCCCGCCGACGTCGCCCGTCAGTTCCGGTACGGCGCCGACGGCGCTCAGGATCCGGCGGTGTTCCAGGGCATGCTGGATGCTGCGGCCGCCGCACGCACGGCGCAGGCCGCGGGGGAGGATGTCGCCGGCATCCCGCTGTTCCCGGAGACGATCGAGCAGGCGCGCGCCGCCGGCGGCGAGCACGGCGCCGAGGGCTTCGACTACTACTGCACTCCGCGCGCCGCACACGACCGCGCCGCCCGGACGTTCGACTGGTCGAGCGTCGACAAGCTCGCCACCTTCGACGCCTTCACCCAGGTGCCGCTGATCGGCGACCGCCCCCTCCTCATGGTCATGGGCTCGCGGGCGGTCACCGCCTGGATGGGGATCGACGCCTTCCAGCGCGCGGTCGGCCCGAAGGAGCTCGTCTGGGTGGACGGAGCGAGCCACGTCGACCTGTACGACCGCGACCCGTACGTCGCGACCGCCGTGGAGCGCCTGGCCGACTTCTACGGTCGGACGCTGGCACCGGCGGTCTGAGGAACTGGAGCGAGTGACGGGAATCGAACCCGCGCTATCAGCTTGGGAAGCTGAGGTTCTACCATTGAACTACACTCGCGCGGCCCGCGAATCCCAGTAAATCACTGGGATGTGAGGCTGCCGCCCAGACTACCCGGTCGACGGTTTTTGGCCAAACCCGGCCAAGCCCCGGCCGCGTCTCCTCACCCCTTGCGCGCCTCGATGAGGTGCCGGCTCGAGTACGTGACGAACACGCCGTCGCGCCGGATCACCTCATCGAGCTCGCGCAGTCGGTCCCGGTGGGCGTCGACGGTGAAGCCGGGCACCCACCAGATGACTTTGCGGAGCAGGTAGACGACCGCGGCGATGTCGAAGATCTCTATCCGCGTGCGCGCCGTCTGCAGGTCGACGATCTCGAGGCCGGCTCGCCGCGCGGCCGCCGTCTCGTCGTCGGGGTGGCGCCCGCGGCGCGCGTCGGGCAACGGGCCGAGGAAGAACTCGATGAGTTCGAAGGCGCTGGCCGGTCCGACGTGCTGCGCGAAGTAGGTGCCGCCCGGCGCGAGCACCCGGGCGATCTCCTCCCACCAGATCGTGGCGGGGTGGCGGCTGGTGACCAGATCGAACGCGCCGTCGGCGAAGGGGAGGGGCGGCTCATCGGGGTCATGTACGACGACCACGCCGAGGGGATGCAGCAGGCGCGTCGCCTTGACGACGTTGGGCGGCCACGACTCGGTGGCGACGGCCGTCGGGGGGAAAGAACCAGCCTGCGCCAGCACCTCCCCACCCCCGGTCTGGATGTCGAGCGACGCCCGCGCGTGCGCCATCCGTTCGGCAAGACGACGCGCATAGCCCCACGGTGGACGCTCCTCCGTCGCTCGCCCGTCGAGCCACGAGAAGTCCCATCCCGTGACATCGGCGCTCTCGCCGAGGGCGATCAGCTCCTCGAAGGTGGGTTCCGTCATAGGAGGATCATGCCAGTGCGGGGTCCCCAGGACGTCCGGAGCGGCCCGGGGGTGAAGCCGGGGTGAAAACTCTCCGACGCCGTTGCGCTCCGTTCGGGGCATCCGGGAGACTCGCCGAGGACCGGCACGTCGATTCGCATCCGCAGAGACGTCGCGGCTCCGTGGCGGAGGGGAAGAGCGTGCGCTCTCGCAAGATGGATGGTCGGGCTGTGTCTGCGCGCTGGGGTGCCGCTGTCGCCGTGATCGTCGGCGCCGTGACGTTGAGCGTCGGCGTGCCGATCGCAGCGGCGGCGGACTCGGTGGTGAGCACGATCCCGGTCGCCTCCACGACGGCGTCGGCGACGCCGACCGTGGTGGTGTCGCCCGACGGCTCGCGGCTGTACGTGTCCGACACGAACGCCGGGACGGTGTCCGTCGTCGACACCGCCACCCGGACGGTGCTCGGGACGATTCCGGTCGCAGGTCCCATCGGGCTCGCGATCTCGCCGGATGGATCACGCCTGTACGTCGTGTCGACGAACCCCGCGAACGTCCTCGTCGTCGTCGATACGGCGACGCGGGCGGCCGTCGCGTCCGTCCCGGTCGGGGCGTCCCCAGCGGGAATCGCGATCTCGCCGGACGGCTCCCGCGTGTATGTCAGCAACTCCAGCGGAAACGGGTCGACCGCGGTGTCGGTCGTCGACACCGCCACCAACACGCTCGTCACCAGCATCGTGGATGCGCCGGGGCCGCGATCGATGATCGTGTCGCCCGACGGGAGCCGACTCTTCGTCTCGCACACCGCTCCCTCGTCTCACGACATCTCCATCGTCAGCACGGCGACGAACACGGTCACCGGAACCGTCGCGATCGGCGCGTTCGCGGACGCCGCGACCGGCTTCGCGATCTCGGCCGACGGCAGCACCCTCTACGTGGCGAGCGCCAACGTGGGCCTCTTGCGAGTGATCGACACCGCCACGGGGACCGTCACGGCCACCATCTCCGCCGGTCCCGGCGCGTACGACGTCGCCGTCACCCCCGACGGCACACGGCTCTACGTGACCGACTCGACCGCGAACGCGGTGTCGGTGATCGACACGGCGACGAACGCGGTCGTCTCCACCATCGCGGTCGGCGTGACGCCGCGCAGCCTCACCATCTCACCGGACGGCGCCTTCGCCTACGTCGCGAACACCACGTCGGACACCGTCTCCGTGATCGGGATCGACACGTTCCCCGCGATCACCACGGCGACCGTCCCGGGCGGCACGATCGGTTCGTCTTACTCCACCGCCATCGCGACGACCGGATCCCCGGCGCCGACGCTCTCCGTGAGCGCGGGAGCGCTGCCTCCCGGACTCTCGCTGGCCGGCGGCATCCTCAGCGGCACGTCGACAGCCGTCGGCTCGTACACGTTCACGCTCGCCGCGAGCAGCACCGTCAGCGGCATCCCGGCGACGGCCACGCAGTCGTACACGCTCGTCGTCGCCGCCCTTCCAGCCGGCGCTCCTCTTAACCTGACCGCGACAGCCGCCGGCGTGACCGCCGAGCTCAGCTGGACCGCACCCACCTCCGACGGCGGAGATGCGGTCAGCGGTTACCGCATCGAACGCAGCACGGACGGCGCCGCGTTCACCACGCTCGTCGGCGACACCCAGTCCACCGCTGTCACTTTCACGGATACCGGCGTCACCGCCGGCCACACCTACCGCTATCGTGTGTTCGCGCTCAACAGCGCCGGGGCGAGCGCGCCGTCCAACGTCGCTGCGGTCACGTTCCCTGCCGTCGCCACGCCGGTCGGCAGTACCCCGATCGGCAGCGCCCCGCCCACCCCGACCGACGGCTCCGCCGCAACGGATGCGCAGAGCACGCTGGCCGACACGGGCAGTGACGTCACCGCCGGTGACGTCACCGGCCCGCTGTCCCTCGCCTTCGGTCTGATCGCGGCGGGCGTGTTCGCCGGCGTCGTACGTCGCCGCAGCCGGAAGGCCTGACCCCGCGGCGGACCGTCAGTCCGCCGCGTCCTGCACCTCGTTCTCCAGCTTCTCCTCGTCGACGGCGATCTCCCTCTTGGTGATCCCGGTCGCGTTGGTCAGCAGCCGTTCGATCTCGCCCGCCTCGCTCGGGTCGACGACGACCACGATGCCGGAGCTCCCCGCGTGCAGGGTCTCGCTGATCGCCTTGAGGTCTTGCGCGGACGACTTCTTGGAGATGTGGCCGGCGAGCGCGCCGATGCCCGCACCCGAGCCGCCGCCGACGAGGAGCGCGCCCCCGAGCGCGACGGCCGGGAACAGCGCGACCACCAGGCCGCCGGCGAGCCCGATGGCCAGGCCCTTCCGGCCACCGTGGTGCTTGCCGCCGTCGTCCCGCTTCGGGATGGAGACCTTGCCCTCCTTGTCGCGCACCACCACCGCCGCGTCGAAGGAGGCATGGTGACCGCGCTCCTTGTAGTGGGCGTGGAGACGGTCGAAGTCCGCCACCGCCTCGTCCTCGCTCGCGTACTGGGCGGCGATCGCCACATACGGTTGATCGGTCATTTTTGTTCACCTTTCTACAGGGTCGGCGCGGTGCGCCGGCCGTTGATCTTCCATACGAAGTCGATGAGGACCGCGAGCACGATGATCGCGACCAGGGCCCATGCGGTCGCCGGTTCGGACACGAGGGTCGTCGTGCAGAAGATCACGAACGTCCCGAGGGTCGCGACGAGCCCGACGATCAGAATGACGACGGATGCGCCGGTCTGGCGGCGTATCCGTAGGTGCGCGATGCTCACGGACGAGAACACGAGGAGCGCGACGGCGCTGCCGATCGATGCGATGGCGTTCAGGTTGAAGAACGCGACGAGCAGGATGGCCAGGGCCGCCATGACCAGGAGCCCGGCGGCGAACCGGCCGAACGAGCGTCCGAAGAACGGCGGGAACTGTCCGACCGAGGCGAGATGCTGGGTCATACCGATCGACGGGTACAGGCCGGCATTCACCGCGCCGGTGGTCGAGAAGAGCGCAGTGATCACCATGAGCACGTACCCGGCTTCGCCGAGCGTCGGCTTGGCCGCCTCCGCGAGCGCGGTGGTGCCGTACTTCACCACCTCGTCGGCGGTGAGCGTCCCGAACACGCCGAGCGAGACCGCGACGTACACCGAGGTCGCGATGAAGAGCGCCAGGTAGATCGCCTTCGGCAGCTGACGGGCCGGGTCGGGCAGGTCCTTCGCGGTGAACGTGATCACGCCGAAGCCGAGGAAGGCGAAGAACGTCAGCGCGACGCTCGACACGATCTCGCGCCAACCGGGGTAGCCGCTCGGCGCGAGCAGCGCCGGGTCCCAGTTCGCGATCGTCACGACGGCGAACACCACCAGGATGATGAGCACGATCGTGACGATCACCGACTGGACACGGGCGACCGCGGCAGCGCCCACGGCGTTCAGGCAGGTCATGACCAGGATGAGCAGGATGGCGGCCACCTTGGCCCAGAACGGGTCGCCGTCAGCGACGACGGAGGAGGCGTACCCGCCGAACGAGGACGCGATCATGGCGACCACGATGGAACCGGCCGTGAAGAACAGCCATGCCCCGATCCCGGCGATGTGCCCTTCTCCGAACCCCTTGGAGAGGAAGGTGAGGATGCCGCCGCCGGACGGGTATCGCGATCCCAGCTTGGCGAAGGAGTATCCCTGGAGCGCGGCGATGATCCCGGCGATCAGGAACGAGAGCCAGACCGCGGCGCCGGCCACCGCACCGGCCGCCCCGAGCAGGGCGAAGATGCCGGCGCCCACCATCGAGCCGACACCGATGTAGGTGGCCTGCAAGACCGTCATCCGCTTCGGTGACGGCGCTCCGTCGTCCATCCCGGATCCTCTCGTGAGAGCTTCGAAGGCCGGGTGCCCGGTCCGAGGTGAGCGAACGGTAACCCCGGCTCAGACGGCGTGGCTAGGCACAATCGATGCGGTGGGGAGCCGTGGAATTCACGTATTCCCGAGACCGCTCAGCAGGGTGCATCCTGTGGCCGGGCAAGGAGGTCCGTCATGGACATCGCACTGGTCATCATCCAAGCGTGCGTCGTGATCGGCGCGATCGTGCTCGGTGTCCGCACCGGCGGGATCGGGCTGGGATTGTGGGGCGTGGTAGGGACGGCGATCCTCGTGTTCGTCTTCCGGCTGCCGCCCGGATCGCCCCCGATCGACGCGTTCTTCATCATCATCGCCGTGATCACCGCATCCAGCGCGATGCAGGCCGCGGGCGGCATCGACTACCTGGTGTCGATCGCGTCCAAGATCATCCAGCGCAATCCGCGTCGGCTGACCTATGTGGCACCCCTGGTGGCGTTCGTCTTCACCGTGCTCTCCGGTACGTCGAACATCTTCTTCGCTCTGATCCCGGTGATCTACGAGACCGCGTACCGCAACGGCCAGCGGCCGGAGCGCGCGCTCGCCGCGTCGACCGTGACGTCGGGCCTGGGGATCACGGCGAGCCCCGTCTCGGCGGCCATGGCGGCCTACCTGGTGCTGATGGAGTCGAAGGGGTTCGGCCTGACCCAGGTGCTCGTGATCACCATCCCGTCGGCGATCGTCGCCTGCATCGTCACGTCGTTCGTCCAGCAGGGGGTGGGCAAAGAGCTGCTCAACGATCCGGCGTATCTGAAGCGCGTGGAAAGCGGCGCGGTCGAACTTCCCGCCGCGCTCGAGACGCAGTACGCCGAGGCTCGCGCCGGCGGTGGCGCGACTCCGACCGCGGTGAAGACCGGCCGGGGGGCCGGCTCCGGGCGGCCCGGTCGGCTCTCTCGCGAGGAAGCCTCGCAGATCGAGCACCCCGTCCCGCCCGGAGGCGCCACCGCGGCGTGGATCTTCGTCGCCGGCACGCTCCTCGTCGTGCTGCTCGGGCTCTTCCCCGGACTGCGCCCCGCCTTTCCCGACGAGGAGGGCGAGCTCGTCCCCATCCCGATGGCGACCGTGATCGAGATGGTGATGTTCACGGCAGCTCTGGTCATCATCCTGGTGAGAAAGGTCAAGCCGTCGCTGGTGGTGGAGCAGCCGCTCCTGCGCGCAGGCTATGTGGCGGCGGTCGCCCTGTTCGGCATCGCGTGGATGGCCGACACGTTCATCTCGGCCAACGAGGAGACCATCATCAAGCCGCTGGGGGAGCTGATCCAGGCGCAGCCACTGCTGCTGGCGGTCGCTCTGTTCCTGGTCTGCGGCCTGACCACCAGTCAGTCGGCGACGACCAACACGCTGATCCCGATCGCTCTGGCGGCCGGCCTCGCTCCGGGAATCATCACCGCGATGTGGCCGTCGCTGATCGGCGTCTGGCTGTTCCCGGCGAACGGCTCCCAGATCGCCGCGGTGGAGACGGACCGCACCGGCACCACCAAACTCACGCAGGTGCCGGTATGGCACTCGTTCACCATCCCGATGCTGGTCTCCTGGGTCGCCGTCGTGCTCTCCGGGCTGCTCATCCAGCTCGTCGTCCCGCGTTGACCGTCGGAGTGAGGAGAAAGATCATGCCCGACTCGAACAGAACCGACGCAGGGGCGGACAACCTGATGCCGGACGTGCTGGAGCGGCTCGCCGAGCTGGTGCGCATCCCATCGGTCGCCTTCCCGGGCTTCGACCCCGACCCGGTCCACCGGATGGGGGAGGCCGTCGTGCGGCTGTTCAAGGACGTCGGAGCCTTCGACGCGCGGCTCCTCGACGTGCCGGGCGGCTACCCCTGCGTGTACGCGGACCTTCCCGGCCCGGACGGTTCGCCGACCGTCCTCCTCTACGCCCACTATGACGTGCAGCCGGCGCCGCGGAGCCAGGGATGGACGAGCGAGCCGTTCGAGCCCGTGACCAAGGAGGACGGCCGCATCTACGGCCGTGGTGCAGCCGACGACAAGTCGGGCCTCGTCATCCACTACGCCACCCTGTCGCTGCTCGGTGAAAACCGTCCCTGCCGCGTGAAGCTGCTCGTCGAGGGCGAGGAGGAGACGATCTCGCACCTCGAAGCGTTCGTCGAGGCCAACCCCGAGCTCTTCGCCTGCGACGCGGCGGTGATCGCCGATATCGGCGGTCAGGAGGCAGGCCGGCCCGGGCTGACCACGGCCCTTCGCGGCGACGTCGCCTGCACGATCACCGTGCGCACCCTGGCCAACCCCGTGCACTCCGGAATGTTCGGAGGTGCCGCGCCGGACGCCATGACCGCGATGATCCGCATCCTCGACTCACTCCACGACGAGAATGGCGACACGGTGATCGACGGTGTCGACAGCGGTAGCTGGGACGGCGCCGCGATGGATGAGGACGTCTACCGCGACGGCTCGTCCATCCTGCCCGGCGTCGAGTTCCTGGGGACCGGTTCCCTGGCGGACCGGATTTGGATGCGGCCCTCCGTGACGGTCCTCGGCATGGATCTTCCCGGCACCGCCGAGGCGTCGAACGTCCTGCTTCCGGAGGTCACGGCGAAGCTGTCGATGCGCATCATCCCCGGATCGGATGGGGACGCCCAACTCGAGGCCCTCATGGCGCACCTCCGGCGGCAGCGGCCCTGGAACTGCGAGGTCGAGGTCGAGAAGGTCAAAGTCGGTCAGGCGTTCCGGGTGGATGCGGAGCATCCGGCGATCCGCGCTGCTACCGATGCCCTCGACGATGCGTACGATCGACCGGCCGAGCTCATCGGGAGCGGCGCGTCGATCCCTCTCGTGTCGTCGCTCCGCTCGGTCTCCCCGGGTGCTGCAATCGTTCTCTGGGGCGCGGAGGACACCAAGCAGTCGCGCATCCACGCGTCGGACGAGTCGGTCGACCCAGCCGAGATCCGCCGCATGATCGACGCACAGGTCGGTTTCATCCGGAGGTTCGCCGGCGCGGAGGAGTGACGGAGACCCCGGCCGACGTTCAGTCGTCTGGCGTTCAGTCGTCCGGGGTCTCGACCTGCTCGAGC is from Leifsonia sp. 466MF and encodes:
- a CDS encoding DUF1269 domain-containing protein, whose translation is MTDQPYVAIAAQYASEDEAVADFDRLHAHYKERGHHASFDAAVVVRDKEGKVSIPKRDDGGKHHGGRKGLAIGLAGGLVVALFPAVALGGALLVGGGSGAGIGALAGHISKKSSAQDLKAISETLHAGSSGIVVVVDPSEAGEIERLLTNATGITKREIAVDEEKLENEVQDAAD
- a CDS encoding APC family permease, with product MDDGAPSPKRMTVLQATYIGVGSMVGAGIFALLGAAGAVAGAAVWLSFLIAGIIAALQGYSFAKLGSRYPSGGGILTFLSKGFGEGHIAGIGAWLFFTAGSIVVAMIASSFGGYASSVVADGDPFWAKVAAILLILVMTCLNAVGAAAVARVQSVIVTIVLIILVVFAVVTIANWDPALLAPSGYPGWREIVSSVALTFFAFLGFGVITFTAKDLPDPARQLPKAIYLALFIATSVYVAVSLGVFGTLTADEVVKYGTTALAEAAKPTLGEAGYVLMVITALFSTTGAVNAGLYPSIGMTQHLASVGQFPPFFGRSFGRFAAGLLVMAALAILLVAFFNLNAIASIGSAVALLVFSSVSIAHLRIRRQTGASVVILIVGLVATLGTFVIFCTTTLVSEPATAWALVAIIVLAVLIDFVWKINGRRTAPTL
- a CDS encoding class I SAM-dependent methyltransferase; protein product: MTEPTFEELIALGESADVTGWDFSWLDGRATEERPPWGYARRLAERMAHARASLDIQTGGGEVLAQAGSFPPTAVATESWPPNVVKATRLLHPLGVVVVHDPDEPPLPFADGAFDLVTSRHPATIWWEEIARVLAPGGTYFAQHVGPASAFELIEFFLGPLPDARRGRHPDDETAAARRAGLEIVDLQTARTRIEIFDIAAVVYLLRKVIWWVPGFTVDAHRDRLRELDEVIRRDGVFVTYSSRHLIEARKG
- a CDS encoding M20/M25/M40 family metallo-hydrolase, which codes for MPDSNRTDAGADNLMPDVLERLAELVRIPSVAFPGFDPDPVHRMGEAVVRLFKDVGAFDARLLDVPGGYPCVYADLPGPDGSPTVLLYAHYDVQPAPRSQGWTSEPFEPVTKEDGRIYGRGAADDKSGLVIHYATLSLLGENRPCRVKLLVEGEEETISHLEAFVEANPELFACDAAVIADIGGQEAGRPGLTTALRGDVACTITVRTLANPVHSGMFGGAAPDAMTAMIRILDSLHDENGDTVIDGVDSGSWDGAAMDEDVYRDGSSILPGVEFLGTGSLADRIWMRPSVTVLGMDLPGTAEASNVLLPEVTAKLSMRIIPGSDGDAQLEALMAHLRRQRPWNCEVEVEKVKVGQAFRVDAEHPAIRAATDALDDAYDRPAELIGSGASIPLVSSLRSVSPGAAIVLWGAEDTKQSRIHASDESVDPAEIRRMIDAQVGFIRRFAGAEE
- a CDS encoding alpha/beta hydrolase, which translates into the protein MTTRTDVTFESAGIPLAAHLYVPDGAVAGSPALVVGHPGSGVKEQASGLYASRLADAGFVTIAYDAAYQGASGGTPRGLEDPGQRIEDMKAAVSYLTTLDLVDPQRIGLLGICASGGYSLAATASDHRIRALATVSPADVARQFRYGADGAQDPAVFQGMLDAAAAARTAQAAGEDVAGIPLFPETIEQARAAGGEHGAEGFDYYCTPRAAHDRAARTFDWSSVDKLATFDAFTQVPLIGDRPLLMVMGSRAVTAWMGIDAFQRAVGPKELVWVDGASHVDLYDRDPYVATAVERLADFYGRTLAPAV
- a CDS encoding anaerobic C4-dicarboxylate transporter family protein, with product MDIALVIIQACVVIGAIVLGVRTGGIGLGLWGVVGTAILVFVFRLPPGSPPIDAFFIIIAVITASSAMQAAGGIDYLVSIASKIIQRNPRRLTYVAPLVAFVFTVLSGTSNIFFALIPVIYETAYRNGQRPERALAASTVTSGLGITASPVSAAMAAYLVLMESKGFGLTQVLVITIPSAIVACIVTSFVQQGVGKELLNDPAYLKRVESGAVELPAALETQYAEARAGGGATPTAVKTGRGAGSGRPGRLSREEASQIEHPVPPGGATAAWIFVAGTLLVVLLGLFPGLRPAFPDEEGELVPIPMATVIEMVMFTAALVIILVRKVKPSLVVEQPLLRAGYVAAVALFGIAWMADTFISANEETIIKPLGELIQAQPLLLAVALFLVCGLTTSQSATTNTLIPIALAAGLAPGIITAMWPSLIGVWLFPANGSQIAAVETDRTGTTKLTQVPVWHSFTIPMLVSWVAVVLSGLLIQLVVPR
- a CDS encoding beta-propeller fold lactonase family protein, which codes for MSARWGAAVAVIVGAVTLSVGVPIAAAADSVVSTIPVASTTASATPTVVVSPDGSRLYVSDTNAGTVSVVDTATRTVLGTIPVAGPIGLAISPDGSRLYVVSTNPANVLVVVDTATRAAVASVPVGASPAGIAISPDGSRVYVSNSSGNGSTAVSVVDTATNTLVTSIVDAPGPRSMIVSPDGSRLFVSHTAPSSHDISIVSTATNTVTGTVAIGAFADAATGFAISADGSTLYVASANVGLLRVIDTATGTVTATISAGPGAYDVAVTPDGTRLYVTDSTANAVSVIDTATNAVVSTIAVGVTPRSLTISPDGAFAYVANTTSDTVSVIGIDTFPAITTATVPGGTIGSSYSTAIATTGSPAPTLSVSAGALPPGLSLAGGILSGTSTAVGSYTFTLAASSTVSGIPATATQSYTLVVAALPAGAPLNLTATAAGVTAELSWTAPTSDGGDAVSGYRIERSTDGAAFTTLVGDTQSTAVTFTDTGVTAGHTYRYRVFALNSAGASAPSNVAAVTFPAVATPVGSTPIGSAPPTPTDGSAATDAQSTLADTGSDVTAGDVTGPLSLAFGLIAAGVFAGVVRRRSRKA